In Rhodanobacter denitrificans, a single window of DNA contains:
- a CDS encoding toll/interleukin-1 receptor domain-containing protein, which translates to MDKTSPRTAIFISHATPEDNAFVRWLGAKLSALGYEVWADLFALHGGSDWSRKLEDALRNRALKMLLVCTPDGLEKQGVRNEVEIATAVSKSISDTEFIIPLRLASYDAPFRIAHLQYIDFSHGWANGFVELSELLLANKAISRTDDGDTLSEWLTDQTNGAAKLIQRTEYLVSNWLRIKSFPETLYYCEPPFGFDVQRFQMRDIETYPLIPFKNGILTFASPNAAGELRPGVPAHVVGELSLSRFRSEGWSEQGIERYVASRHFSDLGNQAFDLHMHRLGMSALANQKGRRTWWADIRVVPKTKVSFNWKHMKGSRQIMGQSEKRNVFWHYGLNAQTRDYPKPHIRLSPRLLFSTNGMDIIDDPKKAHRLRRSFAASWRNARWRDMLLAYLWWVSGGTNEIAFPVSPTENLVASLPPFLPVAKFGVHEAGDVDADEDDPDIDYGEWYEDEGESDEE; encoded by the coding sequence ATGGACAAAACTTCACCTCGAACGGCTATTTTCATCTCGCACGCAACACCGGAAGACAATGCATTCGTGCGTTGGCTTGGTGCCAAGTTGTCTGCTTTGGGCTATGAGGTTTGGGCGGATCTGTTCGCACTGCATGGCGGGTCGGACTGGTCTCGAAAACTGGAAGATGCCCTCCGAAACCGAGCACTCAAGATGCTATTGGTCTGCACGCCAGATGGCTTGGAGAAGCAAGGCGTTCGTAACGAGGTCGAAATTGCAACCGCTGTTAGTAAGTCGATTTCCGATACTGAGTTCATCATCCCGTTGCGGCTGGCTTCCTACGATGCGCCTTTCCGCATCGCCCATCTTCAATACATCGACTTCTCTCATGGGTGGGCTAACGGCTTCGTCGAGCTTTCCGAATTACTTTTGGCAAACAAAGCCATCTCGAGAACTGATGACGGCGACACCTTGAGTGAGTGGCTAACCGATCAAACGAATGGCGCTGCAAAGCTGATCCAACGCACAGAGTATCTCGTCTCGAATTGGCTCCGGATCAAGTCGTTTCCCGAGACACTGTACTACTGCGAACCACCCTTCGGCTTCGATGTCCAGCGATTCCAGATGCGCGACATCGAGACTTACCCGCTCATTCCGTTCAAGAACGGAATCCTCACCTTTGCCTCCCCAAATGCTGCCGGCGAATTACGCCCCGGAGTTCCGGCACATGTTGTCGGGGAGCTTTCGTTATCGAGGTTCCGGTCCGAAGGATGGTCAGAGCAAGGGATCGAGCGATACGTCGCGAGTCGTCACTTCTCTGACCTCGGCAATCAAGCCTTCGATCTACACATGCACCGGCTGGGCATGTCGGCTCTCGCCAATCAGAAAGGCCGACGCACGTGGTGGGCTGACATACGCGTCGTCCCGAAGACGAAAGTTTCGTTCAACTGGAAGCACATGAAGGGATCGCGCCAAATCATGGGCCAGTCGGAGAAGCGAAACGTGTTTTGGCACTACGGTCTGAACGCACAGACCCGCGACTACCCGAAGCCTCATATCCGCCTCTCCCCTCGCTTATTGTTCTCCACGAACGGTATGGACATCATCGATGACCCAAAAAAGGCTCATCGCCTGAGACGATCATTCGCCGCGAGCTGGCGGAACGCGCGTTGGCGCGACATGCTGCTTGCATATCTGTGGTGGGTGTCAGGCGGTACAAACGAAATCGCCTTTCCAGTGTCGCCAACTGAGAATCTCGTCGCCTCGCTTCCGCCCTTTTTGCCGGTTGCGAAGTTCGGCGTGCATGAAGCCGGCGATGTGGATGCCGATGAAGATGACCCCGACATCGACTACGGCGAATGGTACGAAGACGAGGGCGAAAGCGATGAGGAATAG
- a CDS encoding argonaute/piwi family protein — MKMTPTSTTANGTKTRAKAMRNRRPALSVLHIEEPELEFRFGQRVTYPRDGLYLFGPVDAGAAPRSIRYGFIGTPQSFECFQEWASQVSGYIPIPTRGKTSKESMPHHVPFPGFAETFFSHWSATPAFAIRDLSEDDLRRKAHIGNRHEAIKELVDTYVDRLIAEIKRLEDPPQFWYAVIPEFVYELGRPQSAVSKADRVPGKILVSEKQASKMTYQASLFAQDEKDAEVYQYEKNFRRQLKARLLDHKIVTQIVRETTLAPGRFLKAGTDQPKRRVEDPATIAWKLSTGSYYKSGGRPWQLAGVRPGVCYVGLVYKQQPQNEDHRYACCAAQMFLADGEGVVFRGALGPWYNPDTRQYHLDADAAYRLASTVIAEYKNKHDCEPTELFIHAQSRFDDAEWEGFHSACSGATNPVGVQIGDAWDDLKLFRPGNYPVIRGTALIVSARAGYLWTSGYVPRLDTYMGPDTPNPLHIVIRRGDASIQTVMADVLALSKINFNSCLFNDRLPVTLRFANAIGEILTAAPLHSEPMLPFKHYI; from the coding sequence ATGAAGATGACCCCGACATCGACTACGGCGAATGGTACGAAGACGAGGGCGAAAGCGATGAGGAATAGGCGTCCTGCACTCAGCGTATTGCACATTGAGGAACCGGAGCTTGAGTTTCGCTTCGGGCAGCGTGTGACTTATCCCCGAGATGGCCTCTACCTGTTTGGTCCCGTTGATGCTGGCGCGGCTCCTCGTTCGATTCGCTATGGGTTCATCGGAACGCCGCAATCGTTCGAGTGCTTTCAAGAATGGGCATCTCAGGTATCCGGCTACATTCCTATTCCAACGCGCGGAAAGACGTCCAAAGAGAGCATGCCTCACCATGTCCCGTTTCCTGGCTTTGCTGAGACGTTTTTCTCACATTGGTCCGCAACGCCAGCTTTCGCGATCCGCGACCTGTCCGAAGATGATCTAAGGCGCAAGGCACATATCGGAAACCGGCACGAGGCTATCAAGGAATTAGTCGATACCTACGTTGATAGGCTCATTGCCGAGATCAAGCGGCTCGAAGACCCGCCCCAGTTCTGGTACGCGGTTATTCCTGAGTTCGTCTACGAGCTTGGTCGTCCTCAGTCTGCGGTCTCAAAGGCAGATCGAGTGCCTGGAAAGATCCTCGTGAGCGAGAAGCAGGCATCGAAGATGACCTATCAAGCGTCGCTTTTCGCACAGGACGAAAAGGATGCTGAGGTCTACCAGTATGAGAAGAACTTTCGTCGCCAGTTAAAAGCGCGCCTGCTCGATCACAAGATCGTGACTCAGATCGTTCGAGAAACGACGCTCGCGCCGGGGCGATTTCTCAAGGCTGGAACTGATCAGCCGAAGCGTCGCGTGGAAGATCCCGCGACAATTGCTTGGAAGCTCTCGACTGGTTCCTACTACAAGTCTGGCGGACGCCCTTGGCAACTTGCTGGCGTACGTCCGGGTGTGTGCTACGTCGGACTTGTCTATAAGCAGCAGCCGCAAAACGAGGACCATCGCTACGCATGCTGTGCCGCTCAGATGTTCCTTGCGGATGGTGAGGGGGTTGTCTTCCGTGGAGCACTTGGCCCTTGGTATAACCCCGATACAAGGCAGTATCACCTGGATGCGGACGCGGCCTACCGACTGGCGTCCACGGTCATTGCCGAGTACAAGAACAAGCACGATTGTGAGCCGACTGAGCTTTTCATACACGCGCAATCACGCTTTGACGATGCCGAGTGGGAGGGGTTTCACAGTGCCTGCAGTGGCGCGACGAATCCGGTCGGCGTCCAGATTGGAGATGCCTGGGACGACTTAAAGCTGTTCCGTCCCGGCAACTATCCTGTGATCCGGGGAACCGCTCTCATCGTCAGCGCACGCGCGGGCTACCTCTGGACCTCCGGCTATGTTCCACGTCTGGACACCTACATGGGGCCGGACACGCCGAACCCGCTGCATATCGTCATACGTCGAGGCGATGCGTCGATTCAAACAGTGATGGCCGATGTGCTCGCGCTGAGCAAGATCAATTTCAATAGTTGCCTTTTCAATGACCGCCTTCCGGTCACGCTTCGGTTCGCGAATGCTATCGGTGAGATTCTTACCGCCGCACCACTTCATTCAGAGCCGATGTTGCCTTTCAAGCATTACATCTAG
- the nucC gene encoding CBASS effector endonuclease NucC, translating into MSMWSLSQLLSSLHEDIQQRLATVRKTFGHPGTKGDASENVWISMLDTYLPKRYQAAKAHVVDSLGNFSQQIDVVIFDRQYSPFIFTYENETIIPAESVYAVFEAKQTANAGLVTYAQEKVASVRKLHRTSLPIPHAGGTYPPKPLVPILGGLLTFESEWSPALGASFDRALSTDLGHGRLDIGCVAAHGHFSFDQTANRYNFTDGNKPATAFLFKLIAQLQFSGTVPMIDVEAYGQWLTK; encoded by the coding sequence ATGTCCATGTGGTCACTCTCCCAGCTACTTTCTTCTTTGCACGAAGACATTCAGCAGCGTCTTGCTACTGTTCGAAAGACGTTCGGTCACCCCGGAACGAAAGGCGATGCGAGCGAGAATGTCTGGATCAGCATGCTGGACACATACCTGCCAAAGCGCTACCAAGCAGCTAAGGCCCATGTTGTGGACAGCCTCGGAAACTTTAGTCAGCAGATCGACGTAGTGATCTTCGATCGGCAGTATTCGCCGTTCATTTTTACCTACGAGAACGAAACCATCATTCCAGCCGAGAGCGTGTATGCGGTATTCGAGGCCAAGCAAACGGCTAACGCCGGTTTGGTGACATACGCGCAGGAGAAAGTCGCTAGTGTCCGCAAGTTGCATCGGACGAGCCTTCCGATCCCTCATGCGGGAGGCACATATCCTCCGAAGCCCCTCGTCCCCATTCTTGGTGGATTGCTGACCTTTGAGAGTGAATGGAGTCCTGCGCTAGGAGCGTCTTTTGATCGAGCGCTATCGACCGATCTCGGACATGGTCGTTTGGACATCGGGTGTGTCGCCGCCCACGGTCATTTTTCCTTTGACCAAACCGCGAACAGATACAACTTCACCGATGGAAACAAACCGGCGACCGCATTCCTCTTCAAATTAATCGCCCAACTACAGTTCAGTGGAACGGTTCCCATGATCGATGTCGAAGCCTATGGCCAGTGGTTGACAAAGTGA
- a CDS encoding AAA family ATPase: MSTKPTLDELFDQRQTYPDIDSRTRLERLIGLDEQKSRLSKILGLLVHPAGLEAWANKHHPGATALLDTVLRRPPLVILAGDVGSGKTELAETIGDAVARQEKIDITLFPLSLATRGKGQVGEMTQLLTAAIDYTLAEAKKLQAGHGKSNGGIILLVDEADALAQSRESTQMHHEDRAGVNAFIRGIDRLAQTKVPAAVIMCTNRLSALDPAVRRRAADILTFTRPDSPQRRHVLQQRLGPLGLSKTQLDGLVNATGARNGHDVGFTFSDLTQRLIPSIVLDAYPSRAVEGDRAVQIAQQMTPTPTFRDQA; the protein is encoded by the coding sequence ATGAGCACCAAACCGACCCTCGATGAATTGTTCGACCAGCGTCAAACCTATCCCGACATCGATTCGCGGACACGGCTGGAACGTCTGATTGGTCTGGACGAGCAAAAATCGCGCCTGTCGAAGATTCTGGGACTCCTAGTTCACCCAGCTGGACTCGAAGCTTGGGCGAACAAGCATCATCCCGGTGCCACAGCGTTGCTGGATACCGTCCTGCGGCGTCCACCGTTGGTCATCCTCGCGGGCGATGTTGGATCAGGAAAGACCGAGTTGGCCGAAACGATCGGTGATGCCGTCGCGCGGCAAGAGAAGATCGACATTACTCTTTTCCCGTTGAGCCTGGCCACGCGCGGCAAGGGTCAAGTCGGCGAGATGACCCAGCTGCTGACGGCCGCGATCGATTACACGCTTGCGGAGGCCAAGAAACTGCAAGCCGGCCATGGGAAGAGCAATGGCGGGATCATCCTCCTTGTTGATGAAGCGGATGCACTTGCCCAATCGCGCGAGTCGACTCAAATGCACCATGAGGACCGTGCGGGGGTCAATGCCTTCATCCGGGGAATCGATCGCCTGGCACAGACGAAAGTGCCTGCGGCCGTCATCATGTGCACCAACCGCCTGAGTGCACTAGACCCGGCGGTGCGTCGTCGTGCGGCTGACATTCTTACCTTCACCCGACCCGATTCGCCGCAACGTCGTCACGTTCTTCAGCAACGGTTGGGGCCGCTGGGCCTCTCCAAGACTCAGCTCGACGGATTGGTGAACGCCACTGGCGCGCGCAATGGGCATGATGTGGGGTTCACCTTCTCCGATCTCACCCAGCGCCTAATTCCGTCGATCGTCTTGGATGCTTATCCTAGCCGCGCCGTGGAGGGCGACCGTGCAGTTCAGATCGCCCAGCAGATGACGCCGACTCCAACGTTTCGCGATCAGGCCTGA
- a CDS encoding CBASS oligonucleotide cyclase, translating to MGKQHVGHREIASFADDRVNLPRDKANELRAQARGLRERLETYLAEHPDFTLRKMLLSGSLAKGTALRSINDIDVACYINGADAPQDVGRLLDYLAARLRKAYPNFKPEQVKPQTYSVTVSFQGSGLDVDVVPILYDGDPNWYGNLVSQDDGSFLSTSIPRHLEFAKKRKQAQEIHFAQVVRLVKFWARRMKAENSNFRFKSFMIEMILAKLCDDGLSFSDYPEALQHFFTYAARSGLREQIAFKDYYPLSSIGTFSEPVQIIDPVNVANNVSKLYTRAQADAIVDAALDAGDAIDAALKAPTKQETVRYWQKVFGSSFQV from the coding sequence ATGGGAAAGCAGCACGTAGGGCACAGGGAAATCGCGAGCTTCGCCGACGACCGGGTTAATCTGCCACGCGATAAGGCGAATGAGCTTCGCGCACAGGCGCGCGGGCTGCGCGAGCGGCTAGAAACTTATTTGGCCGAGCATCCTGACTTTACGTTGAGGAAGATGTTGTTGTCCGGCAGCTTGGCCAAAGGCACAGCACTGCGGTCGATCAATGACATCGATGTCGCCTGTTACATAAATGGCGCGGATGCTCCCCAGGACGTTGGCCGATTGCTGGATTACTTGGCCGCGCGGCTGCGCAAGGCCTACCCGAATTTCAAACCCGAGCAGGTGAAGCCCCAGACCTATTCGGTCACGGTCTCATTCCAAGGCTCCGGGCTGGACGTCGACGTCGTGCCGATCCTCTACGACGGAGATCCGAATTGGTATGGCAACCTGGTCAGCCAAGATGACGGCTCCTTCCTGAGCACCAGCATCCCCCGGCATCTCGAGTTCGCCAAGAAGCGGAAGCAAGCCCAAGAAATACACTTTGCCCAGGTAGTACGCCTCGTCAAGTTCTGGGCTAGACGCATGAAGGCGGAAAACAGCAACTTCCGATTTAAGTCCTTCATGATCGAGATGATTCTTGCCAAGTTGTGCGACGACGGCTTGTCATTTTCTGACTATCCCGAAGCCCTGCAGCACTTCTTTACCTACGCGGCCCGCAGCGGTCTGCGCGAGCAAATCGCCTTCAAGGATTACTACCCGCTGTCGAGCATTGGCACCTTTTCAGAGCCGGTGCAAATCATCGATCCGGTCAACGTGGCGAACAACGTGTCGAAGCTGTACACCCGTGCTCAAGCCGACGCCATCGTAGACGCGGCGCTAGACGCGGGCGATGCAATCGACGCCGCGCTGAAAGCCCCCACCAAACAGGAGACCGTACGCTACTGGCAGAAGGTCTTCGGTTCCTCCTTCCAGGTATGA
- a CDS encoding helix-turn-helix domain-containing protein encodes MDQATIRRRLQALRERREVNQTDLAQALGFNDRQTLSDIELGKRQVAPVDLVRAAEFFGVDTGYFTDPFELAGEANFSWRQAAKADDLESFERRAGGWIATYRYLSRLKGESVNSLLPQIGLNPKSSFEEAADEGDAVSRSLGLGDVPAANLASVLEQKLDTLILHVDTVVGVSGAACQLGPLNTILINRHEPAGRRAFDMGHELFHLITWRVMAPAHIEEEGRLSRDQKRIEKLADNFSGGLLMPRHVIVGLMDKAALSSNDPEAQARCIREAAAQLGVSGPAMKWRLVVLGLLKNAVAQRIDDGLLRMDAAANDAVLPPRFSRRFVATLGWGIEQGYLSVRRAADVIGTSVDDLAVLFTEHGLKTPFDL; translated from the coding sequence ATGGACCAAGCAACGATCCGCCGCCGCCTGCAAGCATTGCGCGAGCGCCGAGAGGTCAATCAGACCGACCTAGCCCAAGCCCTGGGCTTCAATGACCGCCAAACCTTGTCCGACATCGAGTTGGGCAAGCGTCAGGTTGCGCCTGTCGATCTGGTGCGCGCCGCCGAGTTTTTCGGTGTCGACACCGGTTATTTCACCGACCCCTTCGAACTCGCCGGCGAAGCCAACTTCTCTTGGCGTCAGGCTGCCAAGGCGGATGATCTCGAATCCTTCGAACGGCGCGCCGGCGGCTGGATCGCCACCTATCGCTACTTGAGCCGTCTCAAGGGTGAGTCGGTGAATTCCCTGCTTCCCCAGATCGGCCTGAACCCGAAGAGCTCGTTCGAAGAGGCTGCCGACGAAGGCGACGCCGTTTCGCGCTCGCTCGGTCTGGGCGATGTGCCGGCGGCGAACTTGGCATCAGTGCTCGAACAGAAACTCGATACGCTGATCCTGCATGTCGATACCGTAGTCGGCGTGTCTGGTGCGGCGTGCCAGCTAGGGCCACTCAACACCATTCTCATCAACCGCCATGAACCCGCCGGACGCCGCGCGTTCGACATGGGCCACGAGCTTTTCCACCTCATCACCTGGCGCGTGATGGCTCCGGCGCATATCGAGGAGGAAGGGAGACTCTCCAGGGATCAAAAGCGCATCGAGAAGCTCGCGGACAATTTCTCCGGCGGCCTGTTGATGCCGCGGCACGTAATAGTCGGTCTGATGGACAAAGCTGCCTTGTCTTCGAATGATCCTGAGGCTCAAGCACGCTGTATCCGTGAAGCTGCCGCCCAACTCGGCGTCAGTGGCCCAGCCATGAAATGGCGCCTGGTCGTGCTGGGACTGTTGAAGAACGCCGTTGCACAACGCATCGACGATGGTCTGCTGCGCATGGATGCTGCCGCGAATGACGCGGTCTTGCCGCCCCGTTTCAGTCGCCGCTTTGTGGCAACACTGGGCTGGGGCATCGAACAGGGTTATCTGTCGGTGCGCCGCGCCGCGGACGTGATCGGCACCAGCGTGGATGACCTGGCCGTCTTGTTTACCGAGCACGGCCTGAAAACGCCGTTCGATTTGTAA